A window from Chaetodon trifascialis isolate fChaTrf1 chromosome 5, fChaTrf1.hap1, whole genome shotgun sequence encodes these proteins:
- the cops6 gene encoding COP9 signalosome complex subunit 6 → MATSNGGGMEVDGAASPSVMASGVTGSVSVALHPLVILNISDHWIRIRSQEGRPMQVIGALIGKQEGRNIEVMNSFELLSHTIDDRVHIDKEYYYAKEEQFKQVFKDMEFLGWYTTGGPPDQSDIHIHKQVCEIIESPLFLKLNPMTKHTDLPVTVYESVIDIINGEATMLFAELTYTLATEEAERIGVDHVARMTATGTGENSTVAEHLIAQHSAIKMLHSRVKIILEYVKAVEAGEVPFNHEILREANALCHRLPVLSTTKFKTDFYDQCNDVGLMAYLGTITKTCNSMNQFINKFNVLYDRQGIGRRMRGLFF, encoded by the exons ATGGCGACCAGCAATGGTGGAGGAATGGAAGTGGATGGGGCAG CCAGCCCCAGTGTTATGGCCTCAGGGGTCACCGGCAGCGTCTCTGTGGCCTTACACCCTCTGGTTATCCTCAACATATCTGACCACTGGATACGCATTCGCTCACAAGAAGGACGACCGATGCAGG TGATTGGAGCCCTGATCGGGAAGCAGGAGGGGAGAAACATCGAAGTGATGAACTCCTTTGAGCTGCTGTCTCACACCATAGACGACCGAGTTCATATTGACAAGGAGTACTACTACGCTAAGGAGGAGCAAT TCAAACAGGTCTTCAAAGACATGGAGTTCTTAGGCTGGTACACCACAGGCGGCCCTCCTGACCAATCAGATATCCATATTCACAAGCAG GTGTGTGAGATCATAGAGAGCCCCCTCTTCCTCAAACTCAACCCAATGaccaaacacactgat CTTCCTGTTACTGTTTATGAATCTGTGATTGACATCATCAACGGCGAG GCTACCATGTTGTTTGCTGAGCTGACGTACACTCTGgccacagaggaggcagagagaattGGCGTTGACCACGTTGCTCGAATGACAGCCACAGGCACTGGAGAAAACTCAACAG TCGCCGAACACCTTATAGCCCAGCACAGTGCGATAAAGATGCTCCACAGCCGGGTGAAGATCATTCTAGAGTACGTCAAAGCGGTGGAAGCAG GAGAGGTGCCGTTTAACCACGAGATCCTCCGAGAAGCGAACGCCCTGTGCCACAGACTGCCGGTCCTCAGCACCACAAAATTCAAAACTGACTTCTATGAT CAATGCAATGACGTGGGCCTCATGGCCTACTTAGGCACCATCACCAAGACCTGCAACAGTATGAACCAGTTCATCAACAAGTTCAACGTGCTGTACGACAGACAGGGCATCGGCCGGAGGATGAGAGGACTCTTCTTTTGA
- the LOC139330959 gene encoding uncharacterized protein, with product MISSLRMAGTLCCLMLLPGLLEAKSLLSALTQEGNHVSLDSERANGFLTYPRPKRSADPRWYRGNPDFQAYYRYYSSIGHTEGLYEIDKLRMLYQQMRYLEHTYGPNASYFQSKLGVPVIACDPATDKKCKVPPPPPPPPMKGVPKATEPPPPPPPPAISQADVLYLCNKKDPLCKPHIVYLPSGAVPVLCDPRKHPHCTPKKAVEEPIAVPQLPPPPPKKSAPPPPPPPPVFVKKSPPAPIRTFKGMEYDCDPYWDPDCLIDNPPRPIKGKVVVPPPPPPPPVEEEKKEEPVEEPAPPAPIEKKVPLYPYPYYYPMPYNPRDDLYDPVRFQYPQPAASADEPAEDSQ from the exons ATGATTTCCTCGTTACGGATGGCGGGGacactctgctgtctgatgtTGCTCCCAG GCCTGCTGGAGGCCAAATCTTTGCTGAGTGCCCTCACGCAGGAAGGTAA TCATGTTAGTCTGGACTCAGAGAGAGCAAACGGCTTTCTGACGTACCCCAGACCGAAGCGCAGTGCAGACCCCAGGTGGTACAGAGGAAACCCAGACTTCCAGGCTTACTACCGCTACTACAGCAGCATCGGACACACTGAGGGG ctctatGAGATCGACAAGCTGCGGATGCTCTACCAGCAGATGAGGTACCTGGAGCACACCTATGGCCCCAACGCCTCCTATTTCCAGAGCAAACTGGGAGTGCCAGTGATCGCATGTGACCCAGCTACAGACAAGAAGTGCAaagtccctcctcctcctcctccacctccgaTGAAAGGGGTCCCAAAGGCCACAgagccacctcctcctcctcctcctccagccatCTCCCAGGCTGACGTCCTCTACCTGTGCAACAAGAAGGACCCCCTCTGCAAGCCCCACATTGTCTACCTGCCCTCTGGCGCCGTGCCTGTGCTCTGCGACCCCCGCAAACACCCCCACTGCACCCCCAAGAAAGCCGTTGAAGAACCAATCGCAGTACCCCAgcttcctccccctccaccaaaAAAGTCcgccccaccccctcctccacctccaccagtcTTCGTCAAGAAGTCTCCCCCGGCCCCCATCCGCACCTTCAAGGGCATGGAGTACGACTGTGACCCCTACTGGGACCCCGACTGCCTGATCGACAACCCGCCCAGGCCCATTAAGGGGAAGGTTGTAGTGCCCCCACCGCCGCCACCCCCtcctgtggaggaggaaaagaaagaggagccaGTGGAGGAGCCGGCTCCACCTGCTCCCATCGAGAAGAAAGTGCCCCTCTACCCTTACCCTTACTACTATCCAATGCCCTACAACCCCAGGGATGACCTGTACGACCCAGTCCGCTTCCAGTACCCAcagcctgcagcctctgctgatgagcctgcagaggacagtcagTAA
- the mcm7 gene encoding DNA replication licensing factor MCM7 isoform X1 — protein sequence MARKDYAAEKDKCKRFLQEFYSEDDNGKKVFKYGAQLVALAHREQVSLFVELDDVAEEDPELVESICENAKRYTGLFADAVHELLPEYKERDVVAKDSLDVYIEHRLMMEQRGRDPADTRDPRNQYPPELMRRFEMYFKPPTTTKPKVVRDVRADSIGNLVTVRGIVTRATEVKPMMAVATYTCDLCGAETYQPIQSPSFMPLIMCPSQECVTNKSGGRLYLQTRGSKFIKFQELRIQEHSDQVPVGNIPRSMSVFARGENTRLAQPGDHVAITGVFLPLLRTGFKQAVQGLLSETYLEAHSITLMNKTEDDELGNDELTDEELRGITDEGFYEKLAGSIAPEIYGHEDVKKALLLLLVGGVEQAPKGMKIRGNINICLMGDPGVAKSQLLSYIDRLAPRSQYTTGRGSSGVGLTAAVMRDPLTGEMTLEGGALVLADQGICCIDEFDKMADADRTAIHEVMEQQTISIAKAGIMTSLNARCSILAAANPAYGRYNPRKSIEQNIQLPAALLSRFDLLWLIQDKPDADADLRLAQHITYVHQHSRQPPTHFTPIDMKLMRRYITVCKKRQPVVPESLADYITAAYVEMRKEARVSKDTTFTSARTLLSILRLSTALARLRMMETVEKEDVNEAMRLMEMSKDSLQADKSSTTRAQRPADVIFSLVRELSTEGVAGRGGAGGVVRMAEAEQRCVSRGFTPAQFQEALEEYEELNVWQVNQARTRITFV from the exons ATGGCTCGTAAGGATTATGCAGCAGAGAAAG acaAATGCAAAAGGTTCCTGCAGGAGTTTTACTCGGAGGATGACAATGGGAAGAAGGTGTTCAAATATGGAGCTCAACTT GTGGCACTGGCCCACAGAGAGCAGGTGTCTCTCTTTGTGGAATTGGACGATGTGGCTGAAGAAGACCCCGAGCTGGTTGAGAGCATCTGTGAGAATGCAAAGCGCTACACGGGCCTGTTTGCTGACGCTGTGCACGAGCTGCTGCCAGAGTACAAAGAAAGAGAT GTTGTGGCCAAAGATTCTTTGGACGTGTACATTGAGCACAGGCTGATGATGGAACAGAGGGGTCGCGACCCTGCAGACACCCGAGACCCTCGTAACCAGTACCCACCTGAACTCATGAGGAGATT CGAGATGTACTTCAAGCCTCCGACCACCACTAAACCCAAAGTGGTGCGTGATGTACGAGCGGACAGCATTGGGAATCTGGTGACGGTTCGAGGAATAGTGACCCGCGCCACTGAGGTCAAACCAATGATGGCTGTCGCTACGTACACATGTGACCTGTGTGGTGCAGAGACATATCAACCA aTCCAGTCTCCGTCCTTCATGCCCCTCATCATGTGTCCCAGCCAAGAGTGTGTCACCAACAAATCTGGAGGTCGACTCTACCTGCAGACCAGAGGCTCCAAATTTATCAAGTTCCAGGAGCTGCGTATTCAGGAACAT AGTGACCAAGTGCCAGTCGGTAATATTCCAAGGAGCATGTCTGTGTTCGCCCGTGGAGAAAACACACGTCTCGCCCAGCCAGGAGACCATGTAGCCATCACCGGAGTCTTCCTCCCGCTTCTGCGCACAGGCTTCAAGCAGGCTGTTCAG GGTCTGCTGTCAGAAACGTACCTGGAGGCCCACAGCATCACACTCATGAACAAGACAGAGGACGATGAGCTCGGCAACGACGAGCTGACCGATGAGGAGCTGCGTGGCATCACAG atgaaGGGTTTTATGAAAAACTAGCTGGCTCAATAGCACCAGAGATCTATGGACATGAAGATGTCAAAAAggctctgctcctgctgctggttgGAGGAGTGGAACAAGCACCTAAAGGCATGAAAATCAGAG GCAACATAAACATCTGCCTGATGGGAGACCCAGGAGTTGCCAAGTCCCAGCTGCTGTCCTACATTGACCGTCTGGCTCCTCGAA GCCAGTACACAACAGGTCGTGGTTCGTCTGGTGTTGGGctgactgcagcagtgatgcGTGACCCCCTGACTGGAGAAATGACCCTGGAAGGTGGAGCCTTGGTGCTGGCCGATCAGGGCATCTGCTGCATCGATGAGTTTGACAAGATGGCCGACGCTGACCGCACAGCCATCCATGAGGTGATGGAGCAGCAGACCATCTCCATCGCTAAG gcCGGCATCATGACCTCCCTCAACGCTCGTTGCTCCATTCTAGCAGCAGCCAACCCCGCCTATGGCCGTTACAATCCCCGGAAGAGCATTGAGCAGAACATTCAGCTGCCGGCCGCTCTGCTCTCCCGTTTCGACCTGCTCTGGCTGATCCAGGACAAGCCGGACGCCGACGCCGACCTGCGTCTGGCCCAGCACATCACCTATGTCCACCAGCACAGCCGCCAGCCGCCCACGCACTTCACACCCATCgacatgaagctgatgag GCGTTACATCACTGTTTGTAAGAAGCGGCAGCCTGTGGTGCCCGAGTCACTGGCTGACTACATCACTGCTGCCTATGTAGAGATGAGGAAAGAGGCCCGTGTCAGCAAAGACACCACCTTCACCTCTGCCCGtaccctcctctccatcctccgtCTGTCCACGGCCCTG GCTCGCCTCCGCATGATGGAGACTGTGGAGAAGGAAGACGTCAATGAGGCAATGAGACTGATGGAGATGTCCAAGGATTCACTACAAGCCGACAAGTCCAGCACCACAAG GGCTCAGCGCCCGGCCGACGTCATCTTCTCTCTGGTGCGCGAGCTCTCTACGGAGGGCGTGGCGGGCCGCGGTGGAGCTGGTGGGGTGGTTCGCATGGCTGAGGCGGAGCAGCGTTGCGTGTCTCGTGGCTTCACCCCCGCCCAGTTCCAGGAGGCCTTGGAGGAGTACGAGGAGCTGAACGTGTGGCAGGTCAACCAGGCCCGCACCCGCATCACCTTTGTCTGA
- the mcm7 gene encoding DNA replication licensing factor MCM7 isoform X2, with protein MMEQRGRDPADTRDPRNQYPPELMRRFEMYFKPPTTTKPKVVRDVRADSIGNLVTVRGIVTRATEVKPMMAVATYTCDLCGAETYQPIQSPSFMPLIMCPSQECVTNKSGGRLYLQTRGSKFIKFQELRIQEHSDQVPVGNIPRSMSVFARGENTRLAQPGDHVAITGVFLPLLRTGFKQAVQGLLSETYLEAHSITLMNKTEDDELGNDELTDEELRGITDEGFYEKLAGSIAPEIYGHEDVKKALLLLLVGGVEQAPKGMKIRGNINICLMGDPGVAKSQLLSYIDRLAPRSQYTTGRGSSGVGLTAAVMRDPLTGEMTLEGGALVLADQGICCIDEFDKMADADRTAIHEVMEQQTISIAKAGIMTSLNARCSILAAANPAYGRYNPRKSIEQNIQLPAALLSRFDLLWLIQDKPDADADLRLAQHITYVHQHSRQPPTHFTPIDMKLMRRYITVCKKRQPVVPESLADYITAAYVEMRKEARVSKDTTFTSARTLLSILRLSTALARLRMMETVEKEDVNEAMRLMEMSKDSLQADKSSTTRAQRPADVIFSLVRELSTEGVAGRGGAGGVVRMAEAEQRCVSRGFTPAQFQEALEEYEELNVWQVNQARTRITFV; from the exons ATGATGGAACAGAGGGGTCGCGACCCTGCAGACACCCGAGACCCTCGTAACCAGTACCCACCTGAACTCATGAGGAGATT CGAGATGTACTTCAAGCCTCCGACCACCACTAAACCCAAAGTGGTGCGTGATGTACGAGCGGACAGCATTGGGAATCTGGTGACGGTTCGAGGAATAGTGACCCGCGCCACTGAGGTCAAACCAATGATGGCTGTCGCTACGTACACATGTGACCTGTGTGGTGCAGAGACATATCAACCA aTCCAGTCTCCGTCCTTCATGCCCCTCATCATGTGTCCCAGCCAAGAGTGTGTCACCAACAAATCTGGAGGTCGACTCTACCTGCAGACCAGAGGCTCCAAATTTATCAAGTTCCAGGAGCTGCGTATTCAGGAACAT AGTGACCAAGTGCCAGTCGGTAATATTCCAAGGAGCATGTCTGTGTTCGCCCGTGGAGAAAACACACGTCTCGCCCAGCCAGGAGACCATGTAGCCATCACCGGAGTCTTCCTCCCGCTTCTGCGCACAGGCTTCAAGCAGGCTGTTCAG GGTCTGCTGTCAGAAACGTACCTGGAGGCCCACAGCATCACACTCATGAACAAGACAGAGGACGATGAGCTCGGCAACGACGAGCTGACCGATGAGGAGCTGCGTGGCATCACAG atgaaGGGTTTTATGAAAAACTAGCTGGCTCAATAGCACCAGAGATCTATGGACATGAAGATGTCAAAAAggctctgctcctgctgctggttgGAGGAGTGGAACAAGCACCTAAAGGCATGAAAATCAGAG GCAACATAAACATCTGCCTGATGGGAGACCCAGGAGTTGCCAAGTCCCAGCTGCTGTCCTACATTGACCGTCTGGCTCCTCGAA GCCAGTACACAACAGGTCGTGGTTCGTCTGGTGTTGGGctgactgcagcagtgatgcGTGACCCCCTGACTGGAGAAATGACCCTGGAAGGTGGAGCCTTGGTGCTGGCCGATCAGGGCATCTGCTGCATCGATGAGTTTGACAAGATGGCCGACGCTGACCGCACAGCCATCCATGAGGTGATGGAGCAGCAGACCATCTCCATCGCTAAG gcCGGCATCATGACCTCCCTCAACGCTCGTTGCTCCATTCTAGCAGCAGCCAACCCCGCCTATGGCCGTTACAATCCCCGGAAGAGCATTGAGCAGAACATTCAGCTGCCGGCCGCTCTGCTCTCCCGTTTCGACCTGCTCTGGCTGATCCAGGACAAGCCGGACGCCGACGCCGACCTGCGTCTGGCCCAGCACATCACCTATGTCCACCAGCACAGCCGCCAGCCGCCCACGCACTTCACACCCATCgacatgaagctgatgag GCGTTACATCACTGTTTGTAAGAAGCGGCAGCCTGTGGTGCCCGAGTCACTGGCTGACTACATCACTGCTGCCTATGTAGAGATGAGGAAAGAGGCCCGTGTCAGCAAAGACACCACCTTCACCTCTGCCCGtaccctcctctccatcctccgtCTGTCCACGGCCCTG GCTCGCCTCCGCATGATGGAGACTGTGGAGAAGGAAGACGTCAATGAGGCAATGAGACTGATGGAGATGTCCAAGGATTCACTACAAGCCGACAAGTCCAGCACCACAAG GGCTCAGCGCCCGGCCGACGTCATCTTCTCTCTGGTGCGCGAGCTCTCTACGGAGGGCGTGGCGGGCCGCGGTGGAGCTGGTGGGGTGGTTCGCATGGCTGAGGCGGAGCAGCGTTGCGTGTCTCGTGGCTTCACCCCCGCCCAGTTCCAGGAGGCCTTGGAGGAGTACGAGGAGCTGAACGTGTGGCAGGTCAACCAGGCCCGCACCCGCATCACCTTTGTCTGA